In one window of Henckelia pumila isolate YLH828 chromosome 1, ASM3356847v2, whole genome shotgun sequence DNA:
- the LOC140883896 gene encoding uncharacterized protein isoform X3, with protein METVVDEEAKVKDNFTEINGITISPPKTDDPVVYHLVRVVEDGTLVPATDDQVMTVKDLLDDDKIEGGIISDSAQTLKCAHFGSDFNKQFKISEGLLQHENLEVDAEKLPPDLEVDSEKMDIRDEEKIHRFTNDDVVDQSRPSEGCSKLSGSAEDGTSTSAIGISMMPNFSLLKGEIHLDNLTMKELQETFKATFGRETSVKDKRWLKRRIIMGLTNSCDFSATTLVITDNRVVKKGKGVDCVVQSSREDSENSTCFDDHKGIHSNSNRTKVQSFTTEENCGSKDGSAEERPTKRVRKPTRRYIEELSEEESRDSGAKIISSGSQPSACYEPSAKVHVIPVQTVVQDGKCLMRQDSLGGSGVQVPYVSRVRRSRPRESFMTLMLSDKGLPTSLVKNNVSCSEKLRSESLDKVFEASLSPRLIEVPVSFPEEGMPQSENEAVPLEKEVVSQNVRPHSNASDDEVVTVAKENGGTRRKHHRPWTLSEVVKLVEGVAKYGAGRWSEIKRSAFVSCSYRTSVDLKDKWRNLLRASLAEPPARNGQMHTSSRKNASVPIPAQILSRVRELADNPAQVPPSLSDDGILREWGKGCF; from the exons ATGGAGACTGTGGTCGATGAGGAAGCTAAAGTTAAAGATAACTTCACCGAGATAAATGGAATCACTATATCGCCGCCAAAGACTGATGATCCTGTCGTTTACCACCTTGTCCGG GTTGTTGAAGATGGGACATTAGTTCCTGCAACAGATGACCAAGTTATGACAGTAAAGGACTTGCTTGATGATGACAAAATTGAAGGCGGAATAATTTCAGACTCTGCGCAAACTCTGAAATGTGCACACTTTGGATCTGATTTTAACAAACAGTTTAAAATATCAGAAG GCTTGCTACAACATGAGAACCTAGAAGTTGATGCAGAAAAACTGCCCCCTGACCTTGAAGTGGATTCTGAGAAAATGGATATTCGAGATGAG GAAAAAATCCATCGATTTACTAATGATGATGTTGTTGACCAGTCTAGACCTTCAGAGGGATGTTCAAAACTTTCTGGTTCGGCTGAAGATGGTACCTCAACTTCTGCTATTGGTATTAGTATGATGCCTAATTTCTCTCTCTTGAAGGGGGAGATACACCTGGACAATCTGACAATGAAAGAACTCCAGGAGACATTCAAAGCAACTTTTGGAAGGGAAACTTCTGTGAAGGACAAGCGATGGCTTAAAAGGAGAATCATCATGGGATTGACTAATTCTTGTGATTTCTCGGCTACCACTCTTGTTATCACAGACAATAGGGTGGTAAAAAAAGGGAAAGGAGTTGATTGTGTTGTTCAATCTTCACGGGAGGACTCTGAAAATTCAACTTGCTTTGATGACCACAAGGGAATTCACTCGAATAGTAACAGAACAAAAGTACAAAGTTTTACAACAGAAGAAAATTGTGGGAGTAAAGATGGTAGTGCAGAAGAAAGACCAACAAAAAGAGTTCGAAAGCCCACACGACGATATATTGAAGAGCTTTCGGAAGAAGAATCCCGGGATTCTGGTGCCAAAATAATTTCCTCCGGGAGCCAACCCTCTGCATGTTACGAACCATCAGCAAAGGTTCACGTAATACCTGTTCAGACTGTTGTACAAGATGGAAAATGTCTCATGAGACAGGATTCACTTGGTGGTTCTGGAGTTCAGGTCCCATATGTCTCTCGAGTTCGACGTAGTCGTCCAAGGGAAAGCTTCATGACCCTCATG TTAAGTGACAAGGGGTTGCCGACCAGTCTGGTAAAGAACAATGTTTCATGCAGTGAAAAACTTCGGAGTGAAAGTTTGGACAAGGTTTTTGAAGCCAGCTTATCTCCCAGATTGATTGAAGTGCCT GTTTCTTTTCCAGAGGAAGGCATGCCACAATCTGAAAACGAGGCAGTTCCGCTGGAGAAGGAAGTGGTATCGCAAAATGTGAGACCACATAGCAATGCTTCAGATGACGAGGTGGTCACAGTTGCCAAAGAAAATGGAGGAACAAGGAGGAAACATCATCGACCTTGGACTCTAAGTGAGGTTGTTAAGCTGGTTGAAGGAGTTGCTAAATATGGTGCCGGTAGATGGTCTGAGATTAAGCGTTCTGCCTTTGTATCATGTTCTTACAGAACTTCGGTTGATCTCAAG GATAAGTGGCGCAATCTCCTCAGAGCTAGCCTTGCAGAGCCGCCAGCTCGAAATGGG CAGATGCACACTTCATCCCGTAAAAATGCTTCAGTTCCGATCCCTGCCCAAATTCTATCTAGAGTGAGAGAACTTGCTGACAACCCAGCACAGGTTCCCCCGAGCCTCAGCGATGATGGTATTCTACGTGAATGGGGTAAGGGTTGTTTTTAG
- the LOC140883896 gene encoding uncharacterized protein isoform X2, translated as METVVDEEAKVKDNFTEINGITISPPKTDDPVVYHLVRVVEDGTLVPATDDQVMTVKDLLDDDKIEGGIISDSAQTLKCAHFGSDFNKQFKISEGLLQHENLEVDAEKLPPDLEVDSEKMDIRDEEKIHRFTNDDVVDQSRPSEGCSKLSGSAEDGTSTSAIGISMMPNFSLLKGEIHLDNLTMKELQETFKATFGRETSVKDKRWLKRRIIMGLTNSCDFSATTLVITDNRVVKKGKGVDCVVQSSREDSENSTCFDDHKGIHSNSNRTKVQSFTTEENCGSKDGSAEERPTKRVRKPTRRYIEELSEEESRDSGAKIISSGSQPSACYEPSAKVHVIPVQTVVQDGKCLMRQDSLGGSGVQVPYVSRVRRSRPRESFMTLMKLQLSDKGLPTSLVKNNVSCSEKLRSESLDKVFEASLSPRLIEVPVSFPEEGMPQSENEAVPLEKEVVSQNVRPHSNASDDEVVTVAKENGGTRRKHHRPWTLSEVVKLVEGVAKYGAGRWSEIKRSAFVSCSYRTSVDLKDKWRNLLRASLAEPPARNGMHTSSRKNASVPIPAQILSRVRELADNPAQVPPSLSDDGILREWGKGCF; from the exons ATGGAGACTGTGGTCGATGAGGAAGCTAAAGTTAAAGATAACTTCACCGAGATAAATGGAATCACTATATCGCCGCCAAAGACTGATGATCCTGTCGTTTACCACCTTGTCCGG GTTGTTGAAGATGGGACATTAGTTCCTGCAACAGATGACCAAGTTATGACAGTAAAGGACTTGCTTGATGATGACAAAATTGAAGGCGGAATAATTTCAGACTCTGCGCAAACTCTGAAATGTGCACACTTTGGATCTGATTTTAACAAACAGTTTAAAATATCAGAAG GCTTGCTACAACATGAGAACCTAGAAGTTGATGCAGAAAAACTGCCCCCTGACCTTGAAGTGGATTCTGAGAAAATGGATATTCGAGATGAG GAAAAAATCCATCGATTTACTAATGATGATGTTGTTGACCAGTCTAGACCTTCAGAGGGATGTTCAAAACTTTCTGGTTCGGCTGAAGATGGTACCTCAACTTCTGCTATTGGTATTAGTATGATGCCTAATTTCTCTCTCTTGAAGGGGGAGATACACCTGGACAATCTGACAATGAAAGAACTCCAGGAGACATTCAAAGCAACTTTTGGAAGGGAAACTTCTGTGAAGGACAAGCGATGGCTTAAAAGGAGAATCATCATGGGATTGACTAATTCTTGTGATTTCTCGGCTACCACTCTTGTTATCACAGACAATAGGGTGGTAAAAAAAGGGAAAGGAGTTGATTGTGTTGTTCAATCTTCACGGGAGGACTCTGAAAATTCAACTTGCTTTGATGACCACAAGGGAATTCACTCGAATAGTAACAGAACAAAAGTACAAAGTTTTACAACAGAAGAAAATTGTGGGAGTAAAGATGGTAGTGCAGAAGAAAGACCAACAAAAAGAGTTCGAAAGCCCACACGACGATATATTGAAGAGCTTTCGGAAGAAGAATCCCGGGATTCTGGTGCCAAAATAATTTCCTCCGGGAGCCAACCCTCTGCATGTTACGAACCATCAGCAAAGGTTCACGTAATACCTGTTCAGACTGTTGTACAAGATGGAAAATGTCTCATGAGACAGGATTCACTTGGTGGTTCTGGAGTTCAGGTCCCATATGTCTCTCGAGTTCGACGTAGTCGTCCAAGGGAAAGCTTCATGACCCTCATG AAACTACAGTTAAGTGACAAGGGGTTGCCGACCAGTCTGGTAAAGAACAATGTTTCATGCAGTGAAAAACTTCGGAGTGAAAGTTTGGACAAGGTTTTTGAAGCCAGCTTATCTCCCAGATTGATTGAAGTGCCT GTTTCTTTTCCAGAGGAAGGCATGCCACAATCTGAAAACGAGGCAGTTCCGCTGGAGAAGGAAGTGGTATCGCAAAATGTGAGACCACATAGCAATGCTTCAGATGACGAGGTGGTCACAGTTGCCAAAGAAAATGGAGGAACAAGGAGGAAACATCATCGACCTTGGACTCTAAGTGAGGTTGTTAAGCTGGTTGAAGGAGTTGCTAAATATGGTGCCGGTAGATGGTCTGAGATTAAGCGTTCTGCCTTTGTATCATGTTCTTACAGAACTTCGGTTGATCTCAAG GATAAGTGGCGCAATCTCCTCAGAGCTAGCCTTGCAGAGCCGCCAGCTCGAAATGGG ATGCACACTTCATCCCGTAAAAATGCTTCAGTTCCGATCCCTGCCCAAATTCTATCTAGAGTGAGAGAACTTGCTGACAACCCAGCACAGGTTCCCCCGAGCCTCAGCGATGATGGTATTCTACGTGAATGGGGTAAGGGTTGTTTTTAG
- the LOC140883896 gene encoding uncharacterized protein isoform X1: METVVDEEAKVKDNFTEINGITISPPKTDDPVVYHLVRVVEDGTLVPATDDQVMTVKDLLDDDKIEGGIISDSAQTLKCAHFGSDFNKQFKISEGLLQHENLEVDAEKLPPDLEVDSEKMDIRDEEKIHRFTNDDVVDQSRPSEGCSKLSGSAEDGTSTSAIGISMMPNFSLLKGEIHLDNLTMKELQETFKATFGRETSVKDKRWLKRRIIMGLTNSCDFSATTLVITDNRVVKKGKGVDCVVQSSREDSENSTCFDDHKGIHSNSNRTKVQSFTTEENCGSKDGSAEERPTKRVRKPTRRYIEELSEEESRDSGAKIISSGSQPSACYEPSAKVHVIPVQTVVQDGKCLMRQDSLGGSGVQVPYVSRVRRSRPRESFMTLMKLQLSDKGLPTSLVKNNVSCSEKLRSESLDKVFEASLSPRLIEVPVSFPEEGMPQSENEAVPLEKEVVSQNVRPHSNASDDEVVTVAKENGGTRRKHHRPWTLSEVVKLVEGVAKYGAGRWSEIKRSAFVSCSYRTSVDLKDKWRNLLRASLAEPPARNGQMHTSSRKNASVPIPAQILSRVRELADNPAQVPPSLSDDGILREWGKGCF, from the exons ATGGAGACTGTGGTCGATGAGGAAGCTAAAGTTAAAGATAACTTCACCGAGATAAATGGAATCACTATATCGCCGCCAAAGACTGATGATCCTGTCGTTTACCACCTTGTCCGG GTTGTTGAAGATGGGACATTAGTTCCTGCAACAGATGACCAAGTTATGACAGTAAAGGACTTGCTTGATGATGACAAAATTGAAGGCGGAATAATTTCAGACTCTGCGCAAACTCTGAAATGTGCACACTTTGGATCTGATTTTAACAAACAGTTTAAAATATCAGAAG GCTTGCTACAACATGAGAACCTAGAAGTTGATGCAGAAAAACTGCCCCCTGACCTTGAAGTGGATTCTGAGAAAATGGATATTCGAGATGAG GAAAAAATCCATCGATTTACTAATGATGATGTTGTTGACCAGTCTAGACCTTCAGAGGGATGTTCAAAACTTTCTGGTTCGGCTGAAGATGGTACCTCAACTTCTGCTATTGGTATTAGTATGATGCCTAATTTCTCTCTCTTGAAGGGGGAGATACACCTGGACAATCTGACAATGAAAGAACTCCAGGAGACATTCAAAGCAACTTTTGGAAGGGAAACTTCTGTGAAGGACAAGCGATGGCTTAAAAGGAGAATCATCATGGGATTGACTAATTCTTGTGATTTCTCGGCTACCACTCTTGTTATCACAGACAATAGGGTGGTAAAAAAAGGGAAAGGAGTTGATTGTGTTGTTCAATCTTCACGGGAGGACTCTGAAAATTCAACTTGCTTTGATGACCACAAGGGAATTCACTCGAATAGTAACAGAACAAAAGTACAAAGTTTTACAACAGAAGAAAATTGTGGGAGTAAAGATGGTAGTGCAGAAGAAAGACCAACAAAAAGAGTTCGAAAGCCCACACGACGATATATTGAAGAGCTTTCGGAAGAAGAATCCCGGGATTCTGGTGCCAAAATAATTTCCTCCGGGAGCCAACCCTCTGCATGTTACGAACCATCAGCAAAGGTTCACGTAATACCTGTTCAGACTGTTGTACAAGATGGAAAATGTCTCATGAGACAGGATTCACTTGGTGGTTCTGGAGTTCAGGTCCCATATGTCTCTCGAGTTCGACGTAGTCGTCCAAGGGAAAGCTTCATGACCCTCATG AAACTACAGTTAAGTGACAAGGGGTTGCCGACCAGTCTGGTAAAGAACAATGTTTCATGCAGTGAAAAACTTCGGAGTGAAAGTTTGGACAAGGTTTTTGAAGCCAGCTTATCTCCCAGATTGATTGAAGTGCCT GTTTCTTTTCCAGAGGAAGGCATGCCACAATCTGAAAACGAGGCAGTTCCGCTGGAGAAGGAAGTGGTATCGCAAAATGTGAGACCACATAGCAATGCTTCAGATGACGAGGTGGTCACAGTTGCCAAAGAAAATGGAGGAACAAGGAGGAAACATCATCGACCTTGGACTCTAAGTGAGGTTGTTAAGCTGGTTGAAGGAGTTGCTAAATATGGTGCCGGTAGATGGTCTGAGATTAAGCGTTCTGCCTTTGTATCATGTTCTTACAGAACTTCGGTTGATCTCAAG GATAAGTGGCGCAATCTCCTCAGAGCTAGCCTTGCAGAGCCGCCAGCTCGAAATGGG CAGATGCACACTTCATCCCGTAAAAATGCTTCAGTTCCGATCCCTGCCCAAATTCTATCTAGAGTGAGAGAACTTGCTGACAACCCAGCACAGGTTCCCCCGAGCCTCAGCGATGATGGTATTCTACGTGAATGGGGTAAGGGTTGTTTTTAG
- the LOC140875629 gene encoding uncharacterized protein, whose protein sequence is MEALRQYLRHLLSFHVSLAATISKHILPKIPRFPFVIPVVEAIMSLYFRFFCNLEQCTIDLDDRTTMHFWAPAHRKFNKPNLLMIHGYGGNSKFQFAYQVGSLAESFNLYIPDLLFFGRSHTNRANRTEIFQAECVWEGLRGMGVNKCSIYAISYGGYVGYRVAEIHPEMVEKMVIVSSGVGCNEDRKWEQLKSIGRDVVDMLLPGDPDGVRLLMDLSIHKFNHCKWAPDFVLQEFVDVMCNENRRGKQELVEHLIENKAECNVRSLTQETLLVWGDKDKIFPISFAHELQRNLGPNAKLEIIPDTGHAVNIDSPYTLNALIKGFVLPSSNNRNIVS, encoded by the exons ATGGAAGCTCTCCGCCAATATCTCCGCCACCTCCTTTCCTTCCACGTCTCTCTCGCCGCCACGATTTCCAAACACATCCTTCCCAAGATTCCGCGCTTCCCATTTGTCATCCCTGTAGTGGAAGCTATCATGTCCCTATATTTCCGATTCTTCTGCAACCTGGAGCAGTGCACCATCGACCTAGACGATCGCACCACCATGCATTTCTGGGCACCGGCGCACCGTAAATTCAACAAGCCCAACCTTCTGATGATCCACGGATACGGAGGAAACTCCAAATTTCAATTCGCTTATCAG GTGGGTTCGCTGGCGGAATCATTCAATCTCTACATTCCAGACCTTCTGTTCTTCGGGAGATCCCACACGAACCGCGCGAATCGTACGGAGATTTTCCAGGCGGAGTGCGTGTGGGAGGGGCTGAGAGGAATGGGGGTGAACAAGTGCTCCATATACGCCATAAGCTACGGCGGGTATGTGGGATATCGAGTGGCTGAGATTCATCCGGAGATGGTGGAGAAGATGGTGATTGTGAGCAGTGGGGTCGGGTGTAACGAGGATCGGAAGTGGGAACAGCTGAAGAGCATTGGGCGAGATGTGGTGGATATGCTCTTACCGGGTGACCCGGATGGGGTCCGGTTGTTGATGGATCTTTCTATTCACAAGTTCAATCATTGCAAGTGGGCCCCGGATTTCGTGCTGCAGGAGTTTGTTGAT GTAATGTGCAACGAAAACAGGAGAGGGAAACAAGAGCTGGTGGAGCATTTGATAGAAAATAAAGCAGAATGCAATGTTCGATCCTTAACACAA GAAACATTGCTTGTTTGGGGTGACAAGGACAAAATTTTCCCGATAAGTTTTGCCCATGAGTTACAAAG AAACTTGGGTCCAAATGCAAAGTTGGAAATAATCCCGGATACAGGACATGCAGTGAATATCGATTCTCCTTATACTCTGAATGCTTTGATAAAAGGGTTTGTTTTGCCTTCCTCAAACAACAGAAATATTGTATCATAA